In Pseudomonas rhizosphaerae, one DNA window encodes the following:
- a CDS encoding chemotaxis protein, which produces MASQNARADSLSLLLFTLRSGKLMAINLLKVSEIIPCPALTRLPEAHPHVKGVATLRGQALSVIDLSRAIGEQPLLDPSGGCLIVTDVSRSKQGLHVQAVSRIVHCLSTDIRPPPYGSGTQSFITGVTQVDGALVQVLDIEKVIHGIAPARLQGEAQRLSEADARCLANANILVVDDSHVALQQSLITLRTLGIECRTARSAREAIDCLLELQGTDAQINVLVSDIEMSEMDGYALTRTLRETPDFKDLYVLLHTSLDSTMNSEKARLAGANAVLTKFSSPELTGCLITAARFVAQQAR; this is translated from the coding sequence ATGGCATCCCAGAACGCCCGCGCAGATTCCCTTTCGCTGTTGCTGTTCACCTTGCGCAGCGGCAAGTTGATGGCCATCAACCTGCTCAAGGTCAGCGAGATCATCCCCTGCCCTGCCCTGACCCGACTCCCCGAAGCGCATCCTCACGTCAAAGGTGTGGCGACCCTGCGTGGCCAGGCATTGTCCGTCATCGACCTGAGCCGGGCCATCGGCGAGCAGCCTTTGCTCGATCCTTCCGGCGGCTGCCTGATCGTCACCGACGTCAGTCGCTCCAAGCAAGGCCTGCACGTGCAGGCGGTGAGCCGGATCGTTCATTGCCTGAGCACGGACATTCGCCCTCCGCCCTACGGCTCGGGCACGCAATCGTTCATCACCGGGGTGACCCAGGTGGACGGTGCCCTGGTGCAGGTGCTGGATATCGAGAAAGTCATCCACGGCATCGCACCGGCCCGCTTGCAGGGCGAAGCCCAGCGATTGAGCGAGGCCGATGCCCGCTGCCTGGCGAACGCCAACATCCTGGTCGTCGACGACAGCCACGTGGCGCTGCAGCAGTCGCTCATCACGCTGCGCACATTGGGCATCGAATGCCGGACCGCACGCAGCGCCCGCGAAGCGATCGATTGCCTGCTGGAGCTACAGGGCACCGATGCGCAGATCAACGTGCTGGTATCGGATATCGAGATGTCGGAAATGGACGGTTATGCGCTGACCCGCACGTTGCGTGAAACACCGGACTTCAAGGACCTCTACGTCTTGCTGCACACCTCGCTGGACAGCACGATGAACAGCGAGAAAGCGCGTCTGGCGGGGGCGAATGCGGTGTTGACCAAGTTTTCATCACCGGAACTGACCGGTTGCCTGATCACCGCCGCGCGGTTCGTTGCCCAGCAGGCACGCTGA
- a CDS encoding disulfide bond formation protein B, translating to MNEVINLRLNRERRFLVLLGVICLALIGGALYMQIVLGEAPCPLCILQRYALLFIALFAFIGAAMRGRTGVTVCEGLVVLSAVGGIAAAGRHAWVLANPSVSCGLDTLQPIVDGLPLADLMPSVFQVQGFCSTPYPPVLGLSLAQWALVAFVMTAILVPMGIYRNRNRP from the coding sequence ATGAATGAAGTCATCAACCTGCGCCTGAACCGCGAGCGTCGTTTTCTGGTACTGCTGGGGGTGATCTGCCTGGCCTTGATCGGCGGCGCACTGTACATGCAGATCGTACTGGGCGAGGCGCCTTGCCCCCTGTGTATCCTGCAACGCTACGCCCTGCTGTTCATTGCCCTGTTCGCGTTCATCGGCGCGGCCATGCGCGGCCGTACCGGCGTGACCGTGTGCGAAGGGCTGGTAGTGCTCAGCGCCGTGGGGGGTATTGCCGCGGCCGGCCGCCACGCCTGGGTGTTGGCCAATCCATCGGTCAGCTGCGGCCTCGACACCTTGCAACCCATCGTCGACGGCCTGCCCCTGGCCGACCTGATGCCCAGTGTGTTTCAGGTTCAAGGGTTCTGCTCCACCCCCTACCCACCGGTGCTCGGCCTGTCGCTGGCGCAATGGGCGCTGGTAGCTTTCGTGATGACGGCTATTCTTGTGCCTATGGGCATCTATCGCAATCGGAACCGCCCTTGA
- the cyoA gene encoding ubiquinol oxidase subunit II — protein sequence MSKKRYPRLFGILPFLGMLFLGGCKWTLIDSKGQVGIDERNLIYIATGLMLLVVIPVIVMALVFAWKYRASNKEAVYTPEWAHSTKIELVVWGIPLLIIIALGYVTYVSTHHLDPYRPLDSEHKPVTIQVVALDWKWLFIYPEQGIATVNKIVFPANVPVNFRITSDSVMNSFFIPQLGGQIYAMAGMQTQLHLIANENGEFDGISANYSGAGFTGMKFKAVATSQADFDAWVSEVKSAPKQLDAATYEALAKPSEKNPVELYSSYVPNLFQTIIDKYEGMNPGKGVSHEGKQASNEGMDMGKNSAAGAEE from the coding sequence ATGAGTAAAAAGCGTTACCCCAGACTGTTTGGCATACTGCCCTTTTTAGGCATGCTTTTTCTCGGCGGGTGCAAGTGGACCCTGATCGACTCGAAAGGGCAGGTGGGCATCGATGAACGCAACCTGATCTACATCGCCACAGGGTTGATGTTGCTGGTGGTGATCCCGGTCATCGTCATGGCGCTGGTGTTCGCCTGGAAGTACCGTGCCTCCAACAAGGAAGCGGTCTACACGCCTGAATGGGCGCATTCCACCAAGATCGAACTGGTGGTGTGGGGCATCCCGCTGCTGATCATCATCGCGCTGGGTTATGTGACCTACGTGTCGACTCACCACCTGGACCCTTACCGCCCACTGGATTCGGAGCACAAGCCGGTCACCATCCAGGTCGTGGCGCTGGACTGGAAGTGGTTGTTCATCTATCCGGAGCAGGGCATTGCCACGGTCAACAAGATCGTCTTCCCGGCCAACGTACCCGTCAATTTCCGCATCACTTCCGACTCGGTCATGAACTCGTTCTTCATTCCGCAGCTGGGCGGCCAGATCTACGCGATGGCCGGCATGCAGACACAGCTTCACCTGATCGCCAATGAAAACGGCGAGTTCGACGGTATCTCCGCGAACTACAGCGGTGCAGGCTTCACCGGCATGAAGTTCAAGGCAGTCGCTACGTCCCAGGCCGATTTCGATGCGTGGGTCAGTGAAGTGAAGAGCGCTCCTAAGCAGCTCGATGCAGCTACCTACGAAGCGCTGGCCAAACCTAGCGAGAAAAACCCGGTCGAGCTGTATTCCTCGTACGTTCCAAACCTGTTCCAGACCATCATCGACAAATATGAAGGTATGAATCCAGGCAAAGGCGTCAGCCACGAGGGGAAGCAAGCCTCGAACGAAGGGATGGACATGGGCAAGAATTCAGCTGCTGGGGCAGAGGAGTAA
- the cyoB gene encoding cytochrome o ubiquinol oxidase subunit I — protein sequence MFGKLSLEAVPFHEPIVMVTLAVVALLGAVVFGLITYHKKWTYLWTEWFTSVDHKKIGVMYIAVALVMLLRGFADAIMMRSQQAVATAGSTGFLPPEHYDQIFTAHGVIMIIFMAMPFMIGLMNIVVPLQIGARDVAFPFLNSVSFWLFVVGALLVNISLGVGEFGKTGWVAYPPLAGIQYSPGVGVDYYIWALQISGLGTLLTGVNFIVTILKMRAPGMTLMKMPVFTWNCLCTAVLIAASFPILTAVLFMLTLDRYLGFHFFTNELGGNPMMYVNLFWAWGHPEVYILILPAFGVFSEVTSTFCRKRLFGYVSLVWATIAITVLSFIVWLHHFFTMGSGANVNAFFGIMTMVIAIPTGVKIFTWLFTMYRGRIEFTTPMLWTIGFIVTFSIGGMTGVLLAVPGADFVLHNSLFLIAHFHNVIIGGAVFGYLAGFTFWFPKAFGFKLNERLGKYSFWCWLVGFYLAFMPLYVLGFMGMTRRLNHTDNPDWTPWLYVAFVGALFVAAGIGFMLLQLFVSIRDRHKNQDVSGDPWDGRTLEWSTSSPPPFYNFAEQPVVSDLDAYWGMKERGEATANAADYKQIHMPRNTGMGVLMSFFGLILGFAAIWHIWWAAAIGLAGMVITLIVRSYDDDIDYYVPAEEVARIEGERMARLANAARVDSRLNSTVEKA from the coding sequence ATGTTCGGTAAACTTAGTCTGGAAGCGGTGCCCTTCCACGAGCCGATAGTGATGGTGACACTCGCCGTCGTTGCGCTGCTCGGGGCGGTGGTGTTTGGTCTGATCACCTACCACAAGAAGTGGACGTACCTGTGGACCGAGTGGTTCACGTCGGTCGACCACAAGAAAATCGGCGTCATGTACATTGCCGTTGCCCTGGTCATGCTGTTGCGTGGCTTTGCCGACGCCATCATGATGCGTTCGCAACAGGCAGTGGCAACCGCGGGCTCGACCGGCTTCCTGCCGCCCGAGCACTATGACCAGATCTTCACCGCTCACGGTGTGATCATGATCATCTTCATGGCCATGCCATTCATGATCGGTCTGATGAACATCGTCGTGCCGCTGCAGATCGGCGCACGCGACGTTGCCTTCCCGTTCCTGAACTCGGTCAGCTTCTGGCTGTTCGTGGTCGGCGCGTTGCTGGTCAACATCTCCCTGGGGGTCGGCGAGTTCGGCAAGACGGGTTGGGTCGCGTATCCGCCGTTGGCCGGGATTCAATACAGCCCCGGGGTCGGCGTCGACTACTACATCTGGGCATTGCAGATATCCGGTCTGGGTACATTGCTGACGGGCGTGAACTTCATCGTCACCATCCTGAAGATGCGTGCGCCTGGCATGACCCTGATGAAAATGCCGGTGTTCACCTGGAACTGCCTGTGCACCGCGGTACTGATCGCTGCATCGTTCCCGATCCTCACCGCTGTACTGTTCATGCTGACGCTGGACCGTTATCTGGGCTTCCACTTCTTCACCAACGAGCTTGGTGGGAACCCGATGATGTACGTCAACCTGTTCTGGGCCTGGGGTCACCCCGAGGTGTACATCCTGATCCTGCCGGCATTCGGCGTGTTCTCGGAAGTCACTTCCACGTTCTGTCGCAAGCGTCTGTTCGGCTACGTGTCGCTGGTATGGGCAACCATCGCCATCACCGTGCTCTCGTTCATCGTTTGGCTGCACCACTTCTTCACCATGGGTTCGGGTGCCAACGTCAACGCCTTCTTCGGCATCATGACGATGGTGATCGCAATCCCGACGGGTGTGAAGATCTTCACCTGGCTGTTCACCATGTACCGTGGCCGCATCGAGTTCACCACTCCGATGCTGTGGACCATCGGCTTCATCGTGACCTTCAGCATCGGCGGTATGACCGGCGTTCTGCTGGCAGTGCCTGGCGCTGACTTCGTGTTGCACAACAGCCTGTTCCTGATTGCTCACTTCCATAACGTGATCATCGGCGGTGCAGTATTCGGTTACCTGGCAGGTTTCACCTTCTGGTTCCCGAAAGCTTTCGGCTTCAAGCTCAACGAGCGCCTGGGCAAGTACTCCTTCTGGTGCTGGCTGGTAGGTTTCTACCTGGCATTCATGCCGCTGTACGTGCTGGGCTTCATGGGCATGACCCGTCGCCTGAACCACACCGACAACCCGGACTGGACGCCATGGCTGTACGTAGCCTTCGTCGGCGCACTGTTCGTCGCTGCCGGTATTGGCTTCATGCTGCTGCAACTGTTCGTATCGATCCGCGACCGTCACAAGAACCAGGACGTCTCGGGCGACCCGTGGGATGGCCGTACCCTGGAGTGGTCGACTTCGTCGCCACCACCGTTCTACAACTTCGCCGAGCAGCCAGTGGTTTCCGACCTGGACGCTTACTGGGGCATGAAAGAGCGTGGTGAAGCCACTGCAAACGCTGCGGACTACAAGCAGATCCACATGCCGCGCAACACCGGTATGGGCGTGCTGATGTCGTTCTTCGGTCTGATCCTGGGCTTCGCTGCCATCTGGCACATCTGGTGGGCAGCCGCGATCGGTCTGGCCGGCATGGTCATCACCCTGATCGTGCGCAGCTATGACGACGACATCGACTACTACGTACCGGCTGAAGAAGTCGCTCGTATCGAAGGTGAACGCATGGCTCGCCTGGCAAACGCTGCACGAGTTGATTCTCGTCTGAACTCCACGGTGGAGAAGGCTTAA
- a CDS encoding cytochrome o ubiquinol oxidase subunit III, translating to MSNATLNAEVAHEHEHGHDDHDHHDSGGMTVFGFWIYLMTDCILFASIFAAYAVLVNNVAGGPSGHDIFELPFVAAETALLLFSSITYGFAMLALHSNDKSGVMKWLFVTFLLGAGFIAMEIYEFHKLIEEGFGPQRSGFLTGFFTLVGTHGLHVTSGLIWMAVLIAQIKSKGLTATNNTRMSCLSLFWHFLDVVWICVFTVVYLMGAL from the coding sequence ATGTCTAACGCAACCTTAAACGCGGAAGTGGCTCACGAGCACGAGCACGGTCACGACGATCACGATCACCATGATTCAGGGGGCATGACTGTCTTCGGTTTCTGGATCTATCTGATGACCGACTGCATCCTGTTCGCGTCGATCTTCGCCGCCTACGCAGTACTGGTTAACAACGTCGCCGGTGGCCCGTCGGGCCACGACATCTTCGAGCTGCCATTCGTGGCAGCCGAAACTGCACTGCTGCTGTTCAGCTCCATCACGTATGGCTTTGCCATGCTGGCGCTGCACAGCAACGACAAAAGCGGTGTGATGAAGTGGCTGTTCGTCACTTTCCTGCTGGGTGCAGGCTTCATCGCGATGGAGATCTACGAGTTCCACAAGCTGATCGAAGAGGGCTTCGGCCCGCAGCGCAGCGGCTTCCTGACCGGGTTCTTCACCCTGGTCGGTACTCACGGCCTGCACGTGACCAGCGGCTTGATCTGGATGGCGGTACTGATCGCCCAGATCAAATCCAAAGGCCTGACCGCAACCAACAACACGCGCATGAGCTGCTTGAGCCTGTTCTGGCACTTCCTGGACGTGGTCTGGATCTGCGTGTTCACCGTCGTCTATCTGATGGGAGCTCTGTAA
- the cyoD gene encoding cytochrome o ubiquinol oxidase subunit IV has translation MANPHTTSAGSSHGSYKSYMIGFVLSVILTAIPFGLVMFPTMSKEATLWIVMIFAVIQVLVHLVYFLHLDRTSEQRWNVIAFVFSALIIAFLVGLSLWIMFSIHHFMMAK, from the coding sequence ATGGCAAACCCTCATACCACTTCGGCCGGTAGCAGCCACGGTAGCTACAAGTCGTACATGATCGGTTTCGTGCTGTCGGTAATCCTGACCGCGATTCCGTTCGGCCTGGTGATGTTCCCCACCATGTCCAAGGAAGCCACGCTGTGGATCGTGATGATCTTCGCGGTGATCCAGGTGCTGGTGCACCTGGTCTACTTCCTGCACCTGGACCGCACGTCCGAGCAGCGCTGGAACGTGATTGCCTTCGTCTTCTCGGCGTTGATCATCGCGTTCCTGGTCGGTCTGTCGCTGTGGATCATGTTCAGCATCCATCACTTCATGATGGCGAAGTAA
- the cyoE gene encoding heme o synthase, whose translation MSVKHFIQITKPGIIFGNVLSVAGGFFLASQGHVDIGLFLATVIGTSLVVASGCAFNNCIDRDIDVKMERTKNRALVQGQISVKVALIFATLLGVAGMVMLYALANPLAALCGLIGFVIYVGFYSLYLKRKSVHGTLVGSLSGAMPPVIGYVAVSNTFDLAALTLLVMFSLWQMPHSYAIAIFRFNDYLAASIPVLPVKRGIVVAKKHILLYILAFLLATLMLTLGGYAGMSYLAVAAAMGMYWLYMAWTGYKAVDDRVWARKLFVFSIFTITALSVMMSLDFKVPGELLLTYAH comes from the coding sequence ATGTCCGTAAAGCACTTTATCCAAATCACCAAACCGGGGATCATTTTCGGTAACGTGCTTTCCGTGGCAGGTGGGTTCTTCCTGGCTTCCCAAGGGCATGTCGACATCGGGCTGTTTCTGGCAACCGTAATCGGCACGTCCCTGGTAGTGGCATCGGGCTGTGCATTCAACAACTGCATCGACCGCGACATCGACGTGAAGATGGAGCGCACCAAGAACCGTGCATTGGTTCAGGGGCAGATTTCGGTGAAGGTCGCCCTGATCTTCGCCACGCTGCTCGGGGTTGCCGGGATGGTCATGCTGTACGCATTGGCCAACCCGCTGGCGGCCCTGTGCGGCTTGATCGGCTTCGTCATCTACGTGGGTTTCTACAGCCTCTACCTGAAGCGCAAGTCGGTGCACGGCACCCTGGTCGGCAGCTTGTCCGGTGCCATGCCTCCGGTGATCGGGTACGTGGCGGTCAGCAACACCTTCGATCTGGCCGCGCTGACGCTGCTGGTGATGTTCAGCCTGTGGCAGATGCCGCATTCCTATGCGATCGCGATCTTCCGCTTCAACGATTACCTGGCCGCTTCGATTCCGGTGTTGCCGGTCAAGCGCGGTATCGTGGTGGCGAAGAAGCACATCCTGCTGTACATCCTGGCCTTCCTCCTGGCGACGCTGATGCTGACCCTGGGTGGCTATGCCGGCATGAGCTACCTGGCGGTGGCGGCGGCAATGGGCATGTACTGGTTGTACATGGCCTGGACTGGCTACAAGGCGGTGGACGATCGAGTCTGGGCGCGCAAGCTGTTCGTGTTCTCGATCTTCACCATCACGGCCCTGAGCGTGATGATGTCGCTGGATTTCAAGGTGCCGGGTGAGTTGTTGCTGACTTACGCACACTGA
- the alaC gene encoding alanine transaminase → MAEPVRPRRFARIDRLPPYVFNITAELKMAARRRGEDIIDLSMGNPDGATPPHIVDKLVTVAQREDTHGYSTSRGIPRLRRAISRWYKDRYQVDIDPEDEAIVTIGSKEGLAHLMLATLDQGDTVLVPNPSYPIHIYGAVIAGAQVRSVPLVPGVDFFNELERAIRESIPKPKMMILGFPSNPTAQCVELDFFERVVALAKRYDVLVVHDLAYADIVYDGWKAPSIMQVPGAKDIAVEFFTLSKSYNMAGWRIGFMVGNPELVNALARIKSYHDYGTFTPLQVAAIAALEGDQQCVKDIAEQYRQRRNVLVKGLHELGWMVENPKASMYVWAKIPEAYAHLGSLEFAKKLLAEAKVCVSPGIGFGDYGDDHVRFALIENQDRIRQAVRGIRQMFRADKA, encoded by the coding sequence ATGGCCGAACCTGTTCGCCCGCGCCGCTTTGCGCGCATCGATCGTCTCCCCCCCTATGTGTTCAATATCACTGCCGAGTTGAAGATGGCTGCGCGTCGGCGCGGCGAAGACATCATCGACCTGAGCATGGGCAATCCCGACGGCGCCACGCCGCCGCACATCGTCGACAAGCTGGTGACCGTCGCCCAACGCGAAGATACCCACGGCTATTCCACTTCCCGCGGTATCCCGCGGCTGCGCCGGGCCATCTCACGCTGGTACAAGGACCGCTATCAGGTCGATATCGACCCCGAAGACGAAGCCATCGTGACCATCGGCTCGAAAGAGGGCCTGGCCCACCTGATGCTGGCCACGCTTGACCAGGGCGATACCGTATTGGTGCCCAACCCCAGCTATCCGATCCATATCTATGGCGCGGTGATCGCCGGCGCCCAGGTACGCTCGGTGCCACTGGTGCCTGGCGTCGATTTTTTCAACGAGCTGGAACGGGCAATCCGCGAGTCCATTCCCAAGCCGAAGATGATGATCCTGGGTTTTCCTTCCAACCCGACCGCGCAATGCGTAGAGCTGGACTTCTTCGAGCGGGTCGTAGCGCTCGCCAAGCGCTACGACGTTCTGGTAGTACACGACCTGGCCTACGCCGACATCGTCTACGACGGCTGGAAAGCGCCCTCGATCATGCAGGTGCCGGGCGCCAAAGACATCGCCGTCGAGTTCTTCACCCTGTCCAAAAGCTACAACATGGCGGGATGGCGAATCGGCTTCATGGTCGGTAATCCCGAGCTGGTCAACGCCTTGGCGCGCATCAAGAGCTACCACGACTACGGCACGTTCACCCCTTTGCAGGTCGCGGCCATCGCTGCGCTCGAAGGCGATCAGCAGTGCGTGAAGGACATCGCCGAGCAGTATCGCCAGCGCCGCAATGTGCTGGTCAAGGGTTTGCATGAGCTAGGCTGGATGGTGGAAAACCCCAAGGCTTCGATGTACGTCTGGGCGAAGATTCCCGAGGCCTATGCCCATCTGGGCTCGCTCGAGTTCGCCAAGAAGCTGCTGGCCGAAGCCAAGGTCTGCGTTTCGCCCGGCATTGGCTTCGGTGACTACGGCGATGATCACGTGCGCTTTGCGCTGATTGAAAACCAGGACCGCATTCGTCAGGCCGTGCGTGGCATTCGCCAGATGTTCCGGGCCGACAAGGCCTGA
- a CDS encoding DJ-1/PfpI family protein, translating into MIKALPPELQIFDRPLQVVILLYPGIEILDFAGPYEVFSVATRIALRDGLSAHAPFIVRTAAASRELLTARYDLRVQPDAQFDDELPCDVLIVPGGVIDQPMNDPDTLAWVRRMAMTTGLLTSVCSGALILAKAGLLEGQSVTTHWADIQELRESYPDLDVQENVPYVDAGSLVTSAGISAGIDMSLHLVARLLGADAARTTARQMQYEWQDMPG; encoded by the coding sequence ATGATCAAGGCCCTGCCCCCCGAACTGCAGATTTTCGACCGCCCACTGCAGGTCGTCATCCTGCTTTACCCCGGTATCGAGATTCTCGATTTCGCTGGACCTTACGAAGTGTTCAGCGTCGCTACGCGGATCGCCCTGCGCGATGGCCTCAGTGCTCATGCGCCGTTCATCGTGCGCACGGCTGCGGCCAGTCGCGAACTGCTTACTGCCCGCTACGACCTGCGAGTGCAGCCCGACGCGCAGTTCGATGACGAACTGCCCTGCGACGTCTTGATAGTGCCAGGGGGTGTGATCGACCAGCCCATGAACGACCCGGATACCCTGGCTTGGGTACGCCGGATGGCAATGACGACAGGCTTGCTCACGTCGGTGTGCAGCGGTGCGCTGATTCTGGCAAAGGCAGGCCTGCTGGAGGGTCAGAGCGTGACCACCCACTGGGCCGACATTCAGGAACTGCGTGAGAGCTACCCGGATCTGGATGTGCAGGAGAACGTGCCCTATGTCGACGCCGGCAGCCTGGTCACCAGCGCCGGGATTTCCGCCGGTATCGACATGAGCCTGCATCTGGTGGCTCGCCTATTGGGCGCCGATGCGGCGCGCACCACCGCCCGCCAGATGCAGTATGAATGGCAGGACATGCCAGGCTAG
- a CDS encoding substrate-binding domain-containing protein — MTKRLTSALLACVLLGSSAAHAQKAPPPVQLSLLGSGGVVSAMQTIVVEYEKATGIKVTVLPSPAIGDNPMAISSRLERGERADLVLTEDAALNKLIQLGEVQREPRVDVGKSFIAMAVRQGEAKPDIGSVDAFRKTLLDARSLAYSNSTSGLYLSHLLFPRMKLTEQLRDKSSLVDNEPVGAAVARGDVQLGFQQLSELKAVPGIDIVGLIPDAVQKMTLYSGGVTRTSAHPEEAAALLQYLSTPAARLAIQESGLTPVQ; from the coding sequence ATGACCAAACGGCTCACCAGCGCTTTGCTGGCTTGTGTATTACTTGGTTCCAGTGCCGCCCATGCGCAGAAAGCGCCGCCACCGGTGCAGTTGTCCTTGCTCGGCTCGGGCGGCGTGGTCAGTGCCATGCAAACCATCGTCGTTGAATACGAAAAGGCCACCGGGATCAAGGTGACCGTATTGCCTTCGCCTGCCATCGGCGACAACCCTATGGCAATCTCCAGCCGGCTGGAGCGCGGTGAGCGCGCTGACCTGGTGCTTACCGAAGACGCGGCGTTGAACAAACTCATTCAGCTGGGTGAAGTGCAGCGCGAACCACGGGTGGATGTCGGCAAGTCCTTCATCGCCATGGCCGTGCGCCAAGGCGAGGCCAAGCCCGACATCGGCAGTGTCGACGCCTTCCGCAAGACCCTGCTCGACGCGCGATCCTTGGCCTACTCCAACAGCACCAGCGGCTTGTACCTCTCGCACCTGCTGTTTCCCCGCATGAAACTCACCGAGCAGTTGCGCGACAAGAGCAGCCTGGTGGACAACGAGCCGGTGGGCGCCGCCGTCGCGCGCGGCGATGTGCAGTTGGGGTTCCAGCAGTTGAGCGAGCTCAAGGCCGTGCCAGGTATCGACATCGTTGGCCTGATTCCCGACGCGGTGCAGAAGATGACCCTGTATTCAGGAGGTGTCACGCGCACCAGTGCTCACCCTGAGGAAGCCGCAGCGTTGCTGCAGTACCTGAGCACCCCGGCAGCCCGTCTTGCCATCCAGGAAAGCGGGCTGACGCCAGTGCAGTGA
- a CDS encoding class I SAM-dependent methyltransferase translates to MKNLSDILQIKNLTEKLQAILPSTAVKGYLQGAGSFDKGRPDYPKELDNWLREIMQIKPHSKWDPPHTTVLDLGSGTGKFIPRLVDIGAEVFAVEPVAAMREKLELNWGDKPYVKILEGAAEEIPLKSQSVDAVICAHSFHWFAKPEAMKEIHRVLKRGGRLGMIWNLRDTRVDWVRQVADVVSTVAGDSPRFYTQQWREMFPHKGFAHPLVEKHFTHSHTGTPEDVILNRVRSISFISTLPPEQQEPIFQQVREIMATHPELKDKQEITVPYDTVAFHTVKIL, encoded by the coding sequence ATGAAAAACCTCAGCGACATTCTGCAAATCAAGAACTTGACCGAAAAACTCCAGGCGATTCTTCCATCCACTGCCGTGAAGGGCTACCTGCAAGGGGCAGGCTCCTTCGACAAGGGGCGTCCGGACTACCCCAAGGAACTCGACAACTGGCTGCGCGAGATCATGCAGATCAAGCCCCACAGCAAATGGGACCCACCCCACACAACGGTACTGGATTTAGGATCAGGGACGGGCAAGTTCATTCCACGACTGGTGGACATCGGCGCCGAAGTGTTCGCGGTGGAGCCGGTCGCCGCCATGCGCGAGAAGCTCGAGCTCAATTGGGGCGACAAACCCTACGTCAAGATACTCGAGGGCGCTGCCGAAGAGATCCCGCTCAAGAGCCAGTCGGTCGACGCCGTCATCTGCGCGCACTCTTTCCACTGGTTTGCCAAGCCCGAGGCCATGAAGGAAATCCATCGCGTGCTCAAGCGCGGCGGACGGCTGGGCATGATCTGGAACTTGCGCGATACCCGCGTGGACTGGGTACGACAGGTAGCGGACGTCGTCAGTACCGTGGCCGGCGACAGCCCCCGCTTCTATACCCAGCAGTGGCGTGAAATGTTCCCCCATAAAGGCTTCGCCCATCCTCTGGTGGAAAAGCACTTCACCCATTCGCACACCGGCACCCCGGAAGACGTAATCCTCAACCGGGTTCGCTCCATCAGCTTCATCTCCACCCTGCCGCCTGAACAGCAGGAGCCGATCTTCCAGCAGGTCCGCGAGATCATGGCCACTCATCCCGAGCTCAAGGACAAGCAGGAGATCACGGTGCCCTACGACACCGTGGCCTTTCATACCGTGAAGATCCTCTAG
- a CDS encoding LysR substrate-binding domain-containing protein: protein MSLPPLASFRFFNAAAQTQSFIKAAEQLHVTHGAVSRQIRSLEEALGVELFERRNRAVFLNHAGRLLHEATQPMFEQLEQAVRQVQRKAGDDILVLSCEPTIAMKWLIPRLPAFHRAHPDIQIQLLAAGGPIDFARCRADLAIRRDDFHWDDSVHSSALCTEWVGPVCAPSLAGPASLLSGVHLLRSRTRPAAWEQWLRLVQKVACEVTTVDYEHFYLCVQAASAGLGVTMASMMMVQDELASGQLVAPFGFVRDGSGYFLLSAQPTEESPKCSAFRHWLESQAQASVAHAPHGVLATTL from the coding sequence ATGAGCCTTCCTCCCCTCGCCTCTTTTCGCTTTTTCAATGCTGCCGCGCAGACGCAAAGTTTCATCAAGGCTGCCGAACAGTTGCATGTCACCCATGGTGCCGTGAGTCGTCAGATCCGCTCGCTGGAAGAGGCACTGGGGGTGGAATTGTTCGAGCGACGCAATCGTGCGGTCTTTCTCAACCATGCCGGGCGCCTGCTGCATGAGGCCACCCAGCCTATGTTCGAGCAATTGGAGCAGGCGGTTCGTCAAGTGCAGCGCAAGGCTGGCGATGACATTCTGGTGTTGTCCTGCGAGCCGACGATTGCAATGAAATGGCTGATTCCACGCCTGCCTGCTTTTCATCGGGCGCACCCAGACATCCAGATTCAACTACTGGCCGCAGGCGGGCCGATCGATTTCGCCCGGTGCAGGGCAGACCTGGCCATTCGTCGTGATGATTTCCACTGGGACGATTCCGTACATAGCAGCGCACTGTGTACGGAGTGGGTAGGCCCGGTGTGCGCACCGTCGCTGGCAGGGCCGGCGAGTCTATTGAGCGGCGTGCATCTACTGCGCAGCAGAACACGACCGGCAGCCTGGGAGCAGTGGTTGCGTCTGGTGCAGAAAGTGGCCTGCGAAGTGACGACGGTCGATTACGAGCATTTCTATCTATGCGTTCAGGCCGCCAGCGCAGGGCTGGGCGTCACCATGGCATCGATGATGATGGTTCAAGACGAGCTGGCATCAGGCCAATTGGTCGCGCCCTTTGGCTTCGTTCGCGATGGTTCGGGGTATTTCCTGCTGTCCGCGCAGCCGACGGAAGAAAGTCCAAAATGCTCGGCGTTTCGTCACTGGCTGGAAAGTCAGGCGCAGGCATCAGTCGCCCATGCGCCTCACGGCGTGCTCGCCACTACCCTCTGA